A DNA window from Daucus carota subsp. sativus chromosome 3, DH1 v3.0, whole genome shotgun sequence contains the following coding sequences:
- the LOC108212550 gene encoding receptor-like protein 54 → MKIQLLTSLLLVPLFHILFGLDIVLVLGQCLDDQKFFLLQFKNSVKFNSTLSSKLVSWDQSTDCCTWEGVTCNLSSNRGHVIGLDINSESIYGCLVKSTSNSLSGLRHLESLNLAFNNFDTSKFPSGIFSLTALTYLNLSIAGFRGNFPSSIANLTQLVHLDFWANNFSGIISSTHFQNLVNLEYLDLGLNLLSGTIPSSLFGLPSLRKLFLSYNNFQGSVPKFTNTNLSPLETLYASWNNLSGPVPISLFDLKNFSRLTLSHNKLSGKFHLQILHRLSNLTYFNLSFNNLSVDLGHDNSSKFLPPSLKELKLASCRLQHFPELRYLPSLITLDLAENQISGAIPNWIWNVGNGGLRYLNLSVNQLHKLQEPYVIHNLSSIDLRCNHLRGEIPIPIENIYFLDYSNNFFSSIPTNFNLTSAIFFSVSSNRLSGTIPVSMCSGTNLQLLDLSNNYLIGNIPSCLFELSKSLGVLKLGNNSLTGNISRIFSNDCGLETLDLHGNLLKGSVPESLANCSKLEVLNLGDNRINDRFPCFLKDSLHLHVLVLHSNLFHGEIRCQEKNGSWINLQIYDIGSNHFTGNLSQNFLIWKAMKDGRNDVNILGFEALRFGGSRKTYQDAVTISIKGKRLDLVKILNIFTSIDISNNHFQGNIPHTIGELKSLVSLNLSHNTLSGSIPNSFGTLKLLETLDLSENKLTGKIPMELGDISFLEVLDLSNNQLTGKIPTGRQLQTFPEASFEGNKELCGPPLHIKCSRTAVTTAGYGDGDLGNSINWEFVGPEVGFVVGLGTVILPLIFYKRWRSYYYEHVDHILFKVIRRKHQKKSIHGRIRSRYSRIERARS, encoded by the coding sequence ATGAAAATTCAGTTGCTTACCTCGCTTCTGTTGGTTCCCTTGTTCCATATCTTGTTCGGGTTAGACATAGTACTGGTTTTGGGGCAATGTCTGGACGATCAGAAATTTTTCTTGCTCCAGTTCAAGAATAGTGTCAAGTTTAACTCAACATTATCAAGCAAGTTGGTTTCTTGGGATCAAAGTACAGATTGCTGCACTTGGGAAGGTGTGACTTGCAACTTAAGTAGTAACAGAGGTCATGTTATTGGCCTAGACATAAACTCAGAGTCCATCTATGGATGTCTAGTCAAAAGTACTTCGAATAGTCTTTCTGGTCTCCGGCATCTTGAGAGTTTGAATCTTGCTTTTAACAACTTTGATACCTCAAAGTTTCCATCCGGGATATTCAGCCTTACCGCTTTGACATATTTAAATCTGTCAATTGCTGGTTTTAGGGGAAATTTTCCTAGCTCCATTGCCAATCTTACTCAGCTTGTTCACTTGGATTTTTGGGCCAACAATTTTTCTGGTATAATCTCTTCCACTCACTTTCAAAATCTTGTTAATTTGGAATATCTGGACCTAGGATTAAATTTACTGAGTGGAACTATCCCATCAAGTTTGTTTGGTCTCCCATCACTAAGAAAGCTTTTCCTCTCTTACAACAATTTTCAAGGTTCAGTGCCTAAATTTACAAACACAAATCTCTCTCCATTGGAAACATTGTACGCCAGTTGGAACAATCTGAGTGGACCAGTTCCCATTTCTCTTTTTGATCTTAAAAACTTTAGTCGTTTAACTCTATCTCATAACAAACTTAGTGGAAAATTTCATCTACAAATTCTCCATAGACTTAGTAATCTTACATATTTCAACCTCTCATTCAACAACCTGTCAGTAGACTTAGGGCATGATAATTCAAGCAAATTTTTGCCTCCTTCACTCAAAGAACTAAAATTAGCTTCTTGCAGACTACAACACTTCCCTGAATTGAGGTACCTCCCGAGTCTAATCACCCTAGACCTTGCAGAGAATCAAATTTCAGGCGCTATACCAAATTGGATCTGGAATGTAGGAAATGGAGGTCTTAGATATTTAAATCTTTCTGTAAATCAGCTTCACAAACTTCAGGAGCCTTATGTTATTCATAATCTATCTTCAATTGATTTGCGATGCAACCACCTGCGTGGGGAAATTCCAATACCAATAGAAAATATTTACTTCTTAGATTACTCTAACAATTTCTTCAGTTCAATCCCTACTAATTTCAATCTCACCTCTGCCATATTCTTTTCTGTTTCAAGCAATAGGCTGAGTGGAACTATCCCCGTTTCAATGTGCAGTGGTACTAACCTACaacttcttgatttgtcgaacaaTTATTTGATTGGTAACATACCATCATGTTTATTTGAGTTAAGCAAGTCTCTAGGTGTACTGAAACTTGGGAATAACAGCCTGACTGGAAATATATCTCGAATATTTAGTAATGATTGTGGTTTAGAAACTCTAGATCTACATGGAAATCTCTTAAAAGGGAGTGTTCCAGAATCTTTGGCAAACTGTTCCAAGTTAGAGGTCTTAAACCTTGGGGACAACCGGATAAATGATAGATTCCCCTGCTTTTTAAAGGACTCACTGCATTTGCATGTCCTCGTTCTGCACTCTAACCTATTCCATGGCGAGATCAGATGCCAAGAAAAAAATGGCAGCTGGATAAATCTTCAAATTTACGACATAGGATCTAACCACTTCACCGGGAATCTGTCCCAAAATTTTCTAATTTGGAAAGCTATGAAGGATGGTAGGAATGATGTCAATATTTTGGGTTTCGAGGCTCTGAGGTTCGGGGGTTCAAGGAAGACTTACCAAGATGCTGTGACAATTAGCATCAAAGGAAAACGGTTGGATCTGGTGAAAATATTGAATATCTTCACCTCTATTGATATCTCAAACAATCATTTTCAAGGAAATATACCACACACGATTGGCGAGCTTAAGTCACTGGTATCTCTCAATTTGTCACATAATACATTGTCAGGCTCAATTCCAAATTCCTTTGGAACCCTCAAACTCCTTGAAACATTAGACCTTTCGGAGAATAAGCTGACAGGGAAAATCCCGATGGAGCTAGGAGATATATCATTCCTCGAGGTTTTGGACTTGTCAAATAACCAACTCACAGGAAAAATTCCTACAGGTAGGCAACTTCAGACTTTCCCAGAGGCTTCTTTTGAAGGTAACAAAGAATTATGTGGGCCTCCATTGCATATAAAATGCAGCAGAACTGCAGTTACAACAGCTGGTTACGGTGATGGGGATCTTGGCAACAGCATAAATTGGGAGTTTGTTGGCCCTGAAGTTGGCTTTGTTGTCGGCCTGGGCACTGTCATACTTCCCCTCATATTTTACAAGCGATGGAGGTCTTATTATTACGAACATGTGGATCATATTCTTTTCAAGGTTATTAGAAGGAAACACCAAAAGAAGAGTATTCATGGAAGAATAAGAAGTCGATACAGTAGAATTGAAAGAGCCAGGAGCTAA
- the LOC108213649 gene encoding serine/threonine receptor-like kinase NFP, with protein MAVILLSLLNFFFLLQRVFAQSAANSGTNFSCFSDSPVSCETYVSYRARSPDLMNIGNISDLFGVSRLSIVNANNLPSDEAKLRQNQILLIPITCSCNGSSFFSNVTYRIKAGDSLYSVSINTFQNLTDYHDVQEMNPLLIPNRLKVGMQVVFPLLCRCLSKELEEQGLKYLITYVWQPGNVLLAVSSAFNASPVDFLKENNYRNLSDAVCLPLLMPVTKLPINLSSLGDLHMTRRLNLIIAILGSAGAFVILSALLVYIHRLYVKRRLLEPNVSYTEFFESKGGTIEPQLFKSNLLLKVSGCLDNPIIFDEKAIKEATMNLSDKHRIGRSVYKATIDGEVFAVKKVKDATEEIKILQRLNHANLVKLMGISFWNDEDCFLVYEYAENGSLDNMLFSSTPSSSSSMAFLTWTQRLDIALDVANGLQYMHEHSQPSIVHMDIRASNILLNSNLKAKISNFYSARPATCAKQLKEDVFAFGVILLELFSGRKVMQQSKNGETVIEWDQMRELLEVDEKRVERLEKWMDQNLQGLYPTDSALSILHLANACTLDIYLARPTMTEIVFNLSFLRQSSSEMYEGSWMSGIEPVESSETFSPIIAR; from the coding sequence ATGGCTGTTATTCTTCTCTCCTTGCTGAATTTCTTCTTCCTTCTACAACGTGTCTTCGCTCAGTCAGCTGCTAATTCAGGTACAAACTTTTCATGCTTCTCTGACTCACCTGTTTCCTGTGAAACATATGTTAGTTACAGAGCTAGATCACCTGATTTAATGAACATTGGAAACATATCCGACCTGTTTGGAGTCAGCCGTTTGAGTATTGTCAATGCGAATAACCTGCCTTCAGATGAGGCAAAGCTAAGACAAAACCAAATCTTGCTCATACCAATCACCTGTAGTTGCAATGGCTCTTCTTTCTTCTCTAACGTCACCTATCGTATCAAGGCAGGTGACAGCCTTTACTCGGTTTCTATCAACACATTCCAGAACCTCACAGATTACCATGATGTGCAAGAAATGAACCCTTTACTGATTCCTAATAGGTTGAAAGTCGGCATGCAAGTTGTATTTCCTTTGCTCTGCAGGTGTCTTAGTAAAGAACTTGAAGAGCAAGGACTCAAATATCTTATTACTTATGTATGGCAACCGGGGAATGTTCTCTTGGCTGTAAGCTCTGCATTTAATGCATCTCCGGTTGATTTTCTTAAAGAAAATAACTACAGAAACTTGAGTGATGCAGTATGTCTTCCGCTTTTGATGCCAGTAACGAAACTGCCAATTAATCTCTCCTCCTTAGGTGATCTCCACATGACCAGACGGCTGAATCTTATTATTGCTATTTTAGGCTCGGCAGGTGCTTTTGTTATTTTGTCAGCCTTGCTAGTCTACATTCATCGGTTATACGTGAAGAGGAGACTACTGGAACCAAATGTTTCTTATACAGAATTTTTTGAATCAAAGGGGGGGACTATTGAGCCACAGCTGTTTAAGAGTAATCTTCTGCTTAAGGTCTCAGGTTGTCTTGACAATCCAATTATATTTGATGAGAAGGCAATCAAAGAAGCAACAATGAATCTAAGTGATAAGCATAGGATTGGGAGATCAGTGTACAAAGCAACGATTGATGGCGAGGTCTTTGCTGTGAAAAAAGTTAAAGATGCTACTGAAGAAATAAAGATACTACAGAGGTTAAATCATGCAAATCTGGTGAAGCTAATGGGTATCTCATTTTGGAATGATGAGGATTGCTTTTTGGTTTATGAGTATGCTGAAAATGGTTCACTTGATAATATGTTATTCTCAAGCACACCATCTTCCTCAAGCTCTATGGCTTTCCTTACTTGGACTCAGCGGTTAGATATAGCACTAGACGTTGCCAATGGCCTCCAATACATGCATGAACATTCGCAACCTAGTATAGTCCACATGGATATACGTGCAAGTAACATCCTCCTTAACTCCAATCTCAAGgcaaaaatctcaaatttctactcAGCTCGACCTGCTACGTGCGCTAAACAACTTAAAGAAGATGTATTTGCTTTCGGAGTTATTCTTCTTGAATTGTTTTCAGGGAGGAAGGTCATGCAGCAGAGCAAAAATGGTGAGACTGTGATAGAATGGGATCAAATGAGAGAGCTTCTGGAAGTTGATGAGAAGAGAGTCGAAAGGCTAGAGAAGTGGATGGACCAAAACTTGCAGGGATTATACCCTACTGATAGTGCTCTGAGTATATTACATCTAGCCAACGCTTGCACATTAGACATATATTTAGCCAGACCAACAATGACAGAGATAGTCTTTAATCTTTCATTTCTCCGGCAATCATCATCTGAGATGTATGAAGGGTCTTGGATGTCAGGAATAGAACCAGTAGAATCTTCTGAAACTTTCAGTCCCATCATAGCACGTTGA
- the LOC108212551 gene encoding lysM domain receptor-like kinase 4 — MNHFSFNLFMFFATLISGAYAQQNYSGPLVWDCNNTDEAGPSPAFLYTCNGERKPCRAFLIFRPQPPYASVANISMLTSSDPSELARVNNVSIFAVFKPNIEVIVPVTCACSGQYYQANTSYTVAPFDTYYTVSTYNYQSLTTCDSVTRQNPYNALELKIGTKLLIPLRCACPTKEQKVDGTNFLLTYGVIGDETVSQISDSFKVKSTSVTYANGLSEEASVLYGATTILIPLQKEPAGPLTRINSSSSKSKKGVFIGIAGGISFAAFCLVLFLCYTRKHEVDDYKKQRWELPRDLLAGVAHHVDQNCLKVFDFDELEEATENFSPENKLGTSVYHGVLRGKMLAVKRMSRDISREVHILKRINHFNLIALYGACEHGNMLYLVYELMENGCLKEWLRKKSSPKIHSWNCRISIALDVANGLLYLHNFTSPAYVHKDINSSNILLNRDLRAKIANFSLARSADIGENGNSSIKFSMETKGYKAPEYLEANKVSPKVDIYAFGVVLLELITGREVVLKQDGEEVLLSEKVLAIMNEKDNETKLQELVDPCLQMKHPLGYIIDQTDLTLRMINLSVACLQVEPSRRLTASEVVSTLLKIQMDALRPEFLSM, encoded by the coding sequence ATGaatcatttttcttttaatttgttCATGTTCTTTGCTACTTTAATTTCAGGTGCATATGCCCAACAAAATTACTCAGGTCCTTTGGTGTGGGACTGCAATAACACTGACGAAGCAGGTCCTTCTCCGGCTTTTCTTTACACTTGTAATGGTGAGAGGAAACCATGCCGGGCCTTTTTGATCTTCAGACCTCAACCTCCTTATGCTTCGGTGGCCAACATATCCATGCTCACTTCTTCAGACCCGTCAGAGCTTGCTCGCGTTAACAATGTTTCCATCTTTGCAGTCTTTAAACCAAACATAGAAGTGATTGTTCCTGTTACTTGTGCATGTTCTGGTCAATACTATCAGGCCAACACCTCTTACACTGTGGCTCCATTTGATACCTATTATACAGTGTCTACGTATAATTATCAGTCCTTGACGACTTGTGATTCTGTAACGCGTCAAAATCCTTACAATGCATTGGAGTTGAAGATTGGCACTAAATTGCTGATACCACTTAGATGTGCCTGTCCGACGAAAGAACAAAAAGTTGATGGCACAAATTTTCTTTTGACGTATGGGGTTATTGGCGATGAAACTGTATCACAAATCAGTGACAGTTTCAAGGTAAAAAGTACAAGTGTAACTTATGCAAATGGGCTATCTGAAGAAGCATCAGTTCTTTATGGGGCGACGACTATATTAATTCCATTGCAGAAAGAGCCTGCTGGCCCTCTAACAAGAATCAATTCTTCCTCTTCAAAGTCAAAGAAGGGAGTTTTCATTGGAATTGCAGGTGGTATTTCATTCGCGGCTTTCTGTCTTGTTTTGTTTCTATGCTATACGCGCAAACATGAAGTAGATGATTATAAAAAGCAGAGATGGGAATTACCACGAGATCTTTTAGCAGGTGTTGCTCATCATGTTGACCAGAATTGCTTAAaagtttttgattttgatgaattAGAGGAGGCCACGGAGAATTTTAGTCCTGAGAACAAATTGGGGACTTCTGTTTATCACGGGGTTCTTCGTGGGAAGATGTTAGCCGTTAAAAGGATGAGCAGAGATATATCTAGAGAGGTTCACATTCTCAAAAGGATCAATCACTTTAACTTGATTGCACTATATGGGGCCTGTGAGCATGGTAATATGTTGTATCTTGTTTATGAGCTTATGGAAAATGGTTGCTTGAAAGAATGGCTCAGAAAAAAGAGCAGCCCAAAGATTCATAGTTGGAATTGCAGGATTAGTATTGCTTTGGATGTAGCCAATGGACTCTTGTATCTGCATAATTTCACCAGTCCAGCATATGTGCATAAGGACATCAATAGTAGCAATATATTACTCAACAGAGATCTAAGAGCCAAGATTGCTAACTTCAGCTTAGCAAGATCAGCCGACATAGGGGAAAATGGAAACTCCTCCATTAAATTTTCTATGGAAACAAAAGGCTACAAGGCACCTGAATACTTAGAAGCTAACAAAGTGTCACCTAAGGTGGATATTTATGCATTCGGGGTTGTTCTGCTGGAACTAATTACAGGTAGAGAAGTTGTTTTGAAGCAGGATGGAGAAGAGGTTTTGCTGTCTGAAAAAGTACTAGCAATTATGAATGAAAAAGATAATGAAACTAAGCTTCAAGAACTCGTAGACCCCTGTCTGCAGATGAAGCATCCACTTGGTTACATTATTGATCAAACTGATTTGACTCTGCGGATGATAAATTTAAGCGTCGCCTGTTTACAAGTAGAGCCATCGAGGAGATTAACTGCATCTGAAGTGGTTTCAACTCTGCTGAAGATCCAGATGGATGCTCTGAGGCCAGAATTTTTATCCATGTAG